In Papaver somniferum cultivar HN1 chromosome 9, ASM357369v1, whole genome shotgun sequence, the genomic stretch TTTAAGTGAAGTATTTGTTGATACAGGAACAAAGTGATTGGGCTAGATGACCTTCTTTGTGATTATTATGCGGAACAAGGTAATGAGGTTCAGCAAAAGGCTAAAATGGCTAAAAAGGCGAAACCTAAAAAACGATATAATTCAGATGATGAGGATACAATAATGAGAAACAAGGAGGCAAGATTAATCAGAACACTAGAAGGGCATGTCGCTAACAGTGAAAAGGAGGTAACCACACTTGCAAACCTAATCCGCTTGTCCCGTATGAATTTGTTTACGCATTCTATTGATTCTAAGCAATATGTAGGTGTCTGGAATAAAAGCTGAATTTGAGATACCATATTGGGGTGTGAGTGTTTTCGGTGATCAGGTAATTGTTGTTAGACCTAGTTACAGCTTATCCTATTACGAAATAGTTGGAACTTCTCTAGTCTCTTTGAGAAATGCATAATTTATTGAGATATACTTCGAATTGCAGAAAGCTACACCGTCACTAGTTGCTCCTGAGCTTGGAAGTTGCCAGCTTGTACAGTCCTTCACGAGAAATGAGCTTAACTCAATTGTCAAATTGAATGCTGAAAAaggttttatgtttctctattgTTAAGTATCTTCGTTGAATAATGCTGCTTAGATTGTATCTGTGGCGTTGTTAATGTTGATTTTGTTCCTGTTATTGATATGTGTTATCTGGATCCATTCGTGTAGGAGAAACTTTTCTTCAGGGATTACTAATAAATGGATGGCTTTTGAAATTGGTTCTTAAATGTGGTCATGTTCAAGAATCTATTGCAACTTGGTGCTTTAATCTGAGTGAGTCTTTAGCTTGCCCCCTTACCTCAAACATATCTATATCTTGCAAACTTAAACTCTTATATCACATCTTTTGTTAACAGTGTTATACTCCCCGAAGGAAAAATTGAGTGAATCTGCATGTACATTTTGGTGCTCCATTCTTCAAGCCAATGCTGAGGTAAATTTGATAATGACCCTTCTACGGAAGAGTTCAAGCAATATTTGATTTGAGGTCTAGAAAGTCATAGTTACCAAAATTGTTTTGTTCTAGGAGTCACCGCAAATTGACTGGTTGCCTACCTATGCTGAAATAAAGAAAGCTCTGGTCACTTATGGTTACCTACCTGATTCGTCAAATGACCCCTCATCTGTTTTAGATAAGGATGGCAAAGGTTAGTTGCTGAGATTTTTTCGTTATTGTGTGGACGACAGCTTCTTGGTAGTTCATTATATCTCTCTTGTTTCCATTTTCTAATATGGTTAAATATTCCACTCAGATCATTCTGGAGGGCCACCTCAAAATATTAGATGCTGGGTCAGGTTTCTTGCTGCTTGTAGTGAAGCAAGGTATGTCGACTAGAGTTAATGCTCAGGAAACTTAATAAGGTTAATTATTTTAGTACAATGTCACTGCTTCCACTTTTACTTCTGTAAGAGGGTAATTTGAACTTGCGGAATCGCTGACTGTCTTTACGATGGACAGAGGCTTATTAACAACTAATGTGTTGATGCACTCTTACATGGTTTTTGCAGAAGTAAATGGAGTATCATCTCAGATTCTGATGCTGAAAATTGTCTTTGTGTTATAATTCACT encodes the following:
- the LOC113308924 gene encoding uncharacterized protein LOC113308924 isoform X2; translation: MDMDIDDKPLDFETEDSLLMPSISTAVSSKRRNKVIGLDDLLCDYYAEQGNEVQQKAKMAKKAKPKKRYNSDDEDTIMRNKEARLIRTLEGHVANSEKEVSGIKAEFEIPYWGVSVFGDQKATPSLVAPELGSCQLVQSFTRNELNSIVKLNAEKGETFLQGLLINGWLLKLVLKCGHVQESIATWCFNLMLYSPKEKLSESACTFWCSILQANAESPQIDWLPTYAEIKKALVTYGYLPDSSNDPSSVLDKDGKDHSGGPPQNIRCWVRFLAACSEARSKWSIISDSDAENCLCVIIHFYLDRQLEGLSLLFYECTVSVINFFTDNEWNISRVKVAKSLACRANKDLNCLRLVECISGVDARSKHLRSELAFQMLLKSIDEKVSDGEDILRFLISINVKDRNCDFFPMFIYLVLAENWLLFGPPLEDKPYIPQMLGVYLRNCSSQISSTDMRCYASKVRNKASYLLQSTFSRRN
- the LOC113308924 gene encoding uncharacterized protein LOC113308924 isoform X1, with translation MDMDIDDKPLDFETEDSLLMPSISTAVSSKRRNKVIGLDDLLCDYYAEQGNEVQQKAKMAKKAKPKKRYNSDDEDTIMRNKEARLIRTLEGHVANSEKEVSGIKAEFEIPYWGVSVFGDQKATPSLVAPELGSCQLVQSFTRNELNSIVKLNAEKGETFLQGLLINGWLLKLVLKCGHVQESIATWCFNLMLYSPKEKLSESACTFWCSILQANAEESPQIDWLPTYAEIKKALVTYGYLPDSSNDPSSVLDKDGKDHSGGPPQNIRCWVRFLAACSEARSKWSIISDSDAENCLCVIIHFYLDRQLEGLSLLFYECTVSVINFFTDNEWNISRVKVAKSLACRANKDLNCLRLVECISGVDARSKHLRSELAFQMLLKSIDEKVSDGEDILRFLISINVKDRNCDFFPMFIYLVLAENWLLFGPPLEDKPYIPQMLGVYLRNCSSQISSTDMRCYASKVRNKASYLLQSTFSRRN